The Pseudomonas entomophila genome segment GCCAGGTCAATGAAAGAGCCCGTCGCATGACGGGCTTTTTTGTGGGCGGCGACGGTCGGGGCGCGCAGATGGCACACCTCTTGTATTGTTTTTCCATTGTGTTTCAGACAGATAGGGCTACGCCGTTCTGTAACAAACCTTACGTAAGTTAGTCGCTCACGGGCCCAGGAGTGCGTGTGGAAATGAATGCAGCAAGTGAGTCGGCTTTGCCCCCATCGGCCGTGAATCACGAATCGCTCAAGCTATTGGCGCAGTGGTTGAAACACCATGGAAGCAACCGGGTCAGGAAGACCGACCCACGACGTCTGCTGGACGGGCGATACCCTCAGGGACTGATCAGCGATGCGGAGCTCGACGCTCTGATGGCGGTCTGGCACTGACCGGGAAGGATCCCGTTGCAATGAAAAAACGCCACCGCATTGCGGTGGCGTTTTCGTTTTGACCGTGGTTTGTGTAGCGGCTTTAGCCGCGATGCAGACGACGCTGTGCCTGGTACCCGCTTTGCGGGTAATCGCGGCTGAAGCCGCCTCTACAGGGGGGCGCAAGGCTCGGGGTCAGAAGCTGTAGCTGCCGGTCACCACCAGGCTGCGCGGGTCGCCGACCTGGATCTGTGCGGCGCTGGTCGCCGAGCTGTAGTAGGTCTTGTCGGTAATGTTGCTCAGCGCCGCGCGTACGTCCCAGTCATGGGTGCGGTAGCCGGCCAGCGCGTCCCAGCGGCCGTAGCCTGGCAGCACCACGGTGTTCTGGTTGTCGGCGTAGCGGTCACCGACCAGGGTCAGGCCGGTCTCGGCGTACCAGCCCAACTCCGGTTTCCAGGTCACGAACAGGCTGGCGTTGCGCTTGGCTACGTCGTTGATGCGGTTGCCTTCCTGGCCATTGTTGTCCTTGGCGATGGTCGCGTCCTGCAGGCCGATGCCGCCGCGCACATACCAGTTGCCAACGACGTTGCCGGTGGCGGTCAGCTCGATGCCGCGCGAACGCTGCAGGCCGGTCATCAGGGTGATGTTCGGGTCGAGCGGGTCGCGGGTGCGGCGGTTGTACAGTTCGAGCTCGTAGACCGCCAGGGTGGTGCTCAGGCGTTCGTCGAACCACTCGCTCTTGACCCCGATCTCCTTCTGCCGGGTCAGCTCCGGTTCGGTTTCGTTGGTGTTGCCCGCCGCGCCGGGGGTGATGCCGATCAGGCCGCCGCCGACCGGCGAGTAGGTTTTGCTCCAGGAGGCATAGAACGAATGGTCGCGCCACGGCGTGTAGACCACGCCCAGGCGTGGGCTGAAGCTGTTGTCCTTCTGCTTCTCGGCGATATTGCGCAGCTTGTTGGTGGTTTCCACCTCGAACTGGTCGAAGCGCACGCCGGCGAGGATCTGCCACTGGTCGTTGAGACGGATCTGGTCCTGCAGGTAGACGCCACGGCTGTCGACCACGGTGTGGTTGTTGCTCGACACCACCATCGGGCCGTTGTGCTGCAGCGCGCGGTTGGGATTGTTCAGGTCCAGGGACGGCACCGCCGTGCCGCCGGCGCTGACTGCCTTGGCGGTATACAGTAGCGGGTCGCGTCGCTGGTTGCCGAATTCCAGGCCCACCAGCACCTTGTGCTCCAGGCCCCAGGTGCTGACATCGCCCTCGGCCTCGAGGTTGTTGAACAGGTTGCGGGTGCTCAGGTCCTGCTGCCAACGCTGGCGGCTGACCAGGTTGGTGCGCGGGTCGTAGCCGGTCTGGTAGGTGTTGTCGAAGTCGCTGTCGAGCTTGAACAGGCCCAGAGTGTGGCGCAGCTGCCAGTTGTCGCTGAGCTGGTAGTTCAGGCGCGAGCGCAGCGACTGGGCCTTGTCGTCGATGTAGTCGCGCTGGGTGTCGCCGTAGGTGGTGCTGCGGCTGACGTCCGCCGGGCGGCCGTTGGCACCGGGGATGCCACGGTCCGGGGTGCGGTTGTAGCGGCTGTATTCGTACTGCACCAGCCAGTTGAGGTCGGGGGTCAGCTGCCAGCTCATCGACGGCGCGAACAGCTGGCGGTTGCCATCGATGCCTTTGCGGAAGCTGTTGCTGTCCTCGTTGCCCAGGTTCAGGCGCAGGCTGATGTTCTCGCTCGGGTCGGCGCTGAGGTCGGCGTACAGGCTGCGCAGGTCCTGGCTGCCGCCCTGGGCTTCGAGGGTCGAGCGGCGGCCGTGCTCCGGCGCTTTGCTCACCCGGTTGACGATGCCGCCCTGGCTGCCACGGCCG includes the following:
- a CDS encoding TonB-dependent receptor: MLAPCRLSPLTLGLSLLFSAGLVNAATTTLPETSITADNEREEDNPRVRDVTTATRTSTPARYVPQAIDSVKASNVLDYGSSNLGKALEGIPNVSAGGDTRFDSLRIRGFDASNDFYLDGIRDDSQYTRDLHNIERVEVLKGPAAVLYGRGSQGGIVNRVSKAPEHGRRSTLEAQGGSQDLRSLYADLSADPSENISLRLNLGNEDSNSFRKGIDGNRQLFAPSMSWQLTPDLNWLVQYEYSRYNRTPDRGIPGANGRPADVSRSTTYGDTQRDYIDDKAQSLRSRLNYQLSDNWQLRHTLGLFKLDSDFDNTYQTGYDPRTNLVSRQRWQQDLSTRNLFNNLEAEGDVSTWGLEHKVLVGLEFGNQRRDPLLYTAKAVSAGGTAVPSLDLNNPNRALQHNGPMVVSSNNHTVVDSRGVYLQDQIRLNDQWQILAGVRFDQFEVETTNKLRNIAEKQKDNSFSPRLGVVYTPWRDHSFYASWSKTYSPVGGGLIGITPGAAGNTNETEPELTRQKEIGVKSEWFDERLSTTLAVYELELYNRRTRDPLDPNITLMTGLQRSRGIELTATGNVVGNWYVRGGIGLQDATIAKDNNGQEGNRINDVAKRNASLFVTWKPELGWYAETGLTLVGDRYADNQNTVVLPGYGRWDALAGYRTHDWDVRAALSNITDKTYYSSATSAAQIQVGDPRSLVVTGSYSF